GTTCAGGGTGTGGGTGCCTCCGATGAAATTGTGGAGCGGATTCAGGATGCTCAGGCAATTGGGGATATTGATCTGTTGGTTGTTGGCCGGGGAGGAGGAAGCCTCGAAGACCTGTGGTGCTTCAATGAAGAAAAAGTTGCCCGCTCAGTTGCGGCTTGTTCGATACCGACCATTTCCGCTGTGGGGCATGAGATTGACTTTACGCTGTCCGACTTTGCGGCAGATAAACGAGCCGAAACACCTTCGGCTGCTGCCGAGTTGATTTCGAGCGCATACTTGAATTGCTCCGAGCGTGTGGCCAAGGCTGCTGATGCTTTGATTGATGCACCTGCATATTATTTTGAAAGACGCTGGAGTCAGGTCGGTCTTCTTGCTGAACGCATGCGAAGCGCTTCACCTGAGCGTCGGATTGAGCAAAGTAGTTTGCGCCTGGATGATCTTGCAAGTCGTTTGACTATGGCAGCGCGCGAGCACTTACATGAGCGCAGTGTGGAGCTTGGGAATATTATTCAACGCTTGCATGCATTTTCTCCGGAACGCCGGATCGAGTTGGCGCGACTTCAGTTGAAGGACATGGAACGTCGTTTCAATCTTCTGATTAAAACGTCCTTAACGCCCAAAGCGGAACGTCTGGCCGCCGTTCGCCATCGTTTAGAGAATGCAAGTCTCCACCGCACACTTGCACGTGGATTTGTAGTGGCACGTGATGCAAAAGGTGAACTCGTAACCAGGAAGGCCGGACTGTCCAAGGGCGACACCCTCGCTATTGATTTTGCCGACGGCGAAGTCCACACCGAGGTGAAGGCGTTTTAAGCTCCTTCGACAAATAATGCTCTAGAGCGAAGTATCGACGGTAATGGTTTTTTCGGTTGTCTGATTGATAAATGTAGAGACGCCTGAGGCTGTGCCATCATAAGTTAACCAGTCGCCGGTTGATGTTTGAAAGAAGCTTGGGAATGCGCTGTCGCTTGTCCAAAGCCAGCCCAGGGTTTCCTGGTGTAGGTGAATGCTGGAAGAGCTGTCTCCATCACTCAGTAACCAGCCGAGGTCAGAATGATATACCCATGGACCACCGGGATGATATACATGGCCAAACCAGTTATAGGTGGACCATCCATTTTCATAGGCATCCCAGTTTGCCCAGGCCGCAGGGGCGAATTTAGCGGTAATGGTTTTATCATTATCCATGACAACGTTTGCAGGGTTGTCTGTGCTGGTGAGGTCACCTTCCCATCCAACAAAACTATAACCATTGTCTGCATTGGCAAAAAGATTTGCTGTCGATCCACTTTGAAAATACGTACTTGGGTATCCAGCACCGGTTCCTTCTCCGGAGTCGTTGACAGTAAGGCTGTAGCGGGTGCTTGATGGTGTGAAATCTGGATCGAATCGCCCTACAACCATATGGAAGTCCGCGTTGTTGTTTGGATTACCTTGTGCATAGGTTGTCGACTCTGACTCAAGGCTCCAAGTCATCGCTGCAATGGAACCGTCTGACATGGTATAGAAACGAATCGTCCCACTACCGAAGCCTTCGTAAAAGCCACCGTCGTCTTTGTGACGTGTGTCATCTGGTCCATGTCCAGAGGTTGACTCATCGTAAATCTTTACCGACCATTGCTGATAGACATTATCTCCCGTCGCACCGAATGGTAGGATCGGATCTGAAGCAGTTATTTGCTTAGGTGCTTCAGCCATAATCATAACATGCCCAGTGTCGCCGTTATCGATTGGGTTGTTCTTTCCATACTTGAGTGCTATGATATCGCCGCCAGTCGCATCAGCGAGGTTTGTTATTTGCAGAAAGCCATTGCTCATGAATATTTGATCATGAAAGTCTGTAGCTTTGGGGCGAGAATCCAGCATCCAGCTCGAGAAGAAATTGCTGTCAAATTTGCTGTCGTAGTGATTGAGGAGAGCGAGGGCCAGACCACTGCAGTCTGTTTTACAAATGGAATCACTACCATTCCATTGAACAGGTGCCGGGCTATCCCATGGGTTGGCGTGAACATAAGTTGTTTTGCCGGAACTGTATGGCTCAACTCCAGTAAGCAGATCGGAGAGATCGCTGACCAGAGTTGTATTGGCGTCACCAGCAGCCCCGAAGACTTGCGTGGTAAAAATGAGTGTGGAAATTGCTAAGTAGTGTATGTGGTTCATCTTGGTAGTGAGTGCTGTAAGTTGGTTGATTTATTCCACTTTCTAGGAAAAATAAAGACTTATTGTTAAGCTTTAAATGCTTCAAATTGTTGGCTAATATTATGACTGTTTACAGAGACTTCAAGAATTCGATCACGGAATCCTGCTCTTCCTGAGTCATTGCTT
The Rubellicoccus peritrichatus DNA segment above includes these coding regions:
- the xseA gene encoding exodeoxyribonuclease VII large subunit — translated: MGNSLLDPVPPNPEHVLAVGDFTRRIKDLLEGGLPACWVRGEVSNLRKQQSGHIYFTLKDRESQLPCVMFRGDAMRQSVDMADGQQLIVHGAISVYEPHGRYQLICRELVEDGAGRLQQEFERLKKKLADEGLFSSERKKPIPVLPKTVAFVTSPTGAAIRDFLSIMKRRSWCGRIIILPAKVQGVGASDEIVERIQDAQAIGDIDLLVVGRGGGSLEDLWCFNEEKVARSVAACSIPTISAVGHEIDFTLSDFAADKRAETPSAAAELISSAYLNCSERVAKAADALIDAPAYYFERRWSQVGLLAERMRSASPERRIEQSSLRLDDLASRLTMAAREHLHERSVELGNIIQRLHAFSPERRIELARLQLKDMERRFNLLIKTSLTPKAERLAAVRHRLENASLHRTLARGFVVARDAKGELVTRKAGLSKGDTLAIDFADGEVHTEVKAF
- a CDS encoding InlB B-repeat-containing protein; protein product: MNHIHYLAISTLIFTTQVFGAAGDANTTLVSDLSDLLTGVEPYSSGKTTYVHANPWDSPAPVQWNGSDSICKTDCSGLALALLNHYDSKFDSNFFSSWMLDSRPKATDFHDQIFMSNGFLQITNLADATGGDIIALKYGKNNPIDNGDTGHVMIMAEAPKQITASDPILPFGATGDNVYQQWSVKIYDESTSGHGPDDTRHKDDGGFYEGFGSGTIRFYTMSDGSIAAMTWSLESESTTYAQGNPNNNADFHMVVGRFDPDFTPSSTRYSLTVNDSGEGTGAGYPSTYFQSGSTANLFANADNGYSFVGWEGDLTSTDNPANVVMDNDKTITAKFAPAAWANWDAYENGWSTYNWFGHVYHPGGPWVYHSDLGWLLSDGDSSSSIHLHQETLGWLWTSDSAFPSFFQTSTGDWLTYDGTASGVSTFINQTTEKTITVDTSL